One genomic window of Medicago truncatula cultivar Jemalong A17 chromosome 1, MtrunA17r5.0-ANR, whole genome shotgun sequence includes the following:
- the LOC11440720 gene encoding rRNA 2'-O-methyltransferase fibrillarin 1, producing MAPPVRGRGGGGFRGGRGGDRGGRGGGRGGFGGRGGDRGTPFKARGGGRGGGGRGGRGGGRGGGRGGGMKGGSKVIVEPHRHEGIFIAKGKEDALVTKNLVPGEAVYNEKRVTVQNEDGTKTEYRIWNPFRSKLAAAVLGGVDNIWIKPGAKVLYLGAASGTTVSHVSDIVGPTGVVYAVEFSHRSGRDLVNMAKKRTNVIPIIEDARHPAKYRMLVGMVDVIFSDVAQPDQARILGLNASYYLKAGGHFVISIKANCIDSTVPAEAVFSAEVNKLKADQFKPMEQVTLEPFERDHACVVGGYRVPKKKKDAE from the exons ATGGCTCCTCCTGTTCGAG GTCGTGGTGGTGGAGGGTTCAGAGGAGGAAGGGGTGGTGACAGAGGAGGTAGAGGAGGAGGGAGAGGTGGTTTTGGAGGAAGAGGCGGAGATAGAGGTACCCCATTCAAGGCTAGAGGTGGTGGTAGAGGCGGAGGAGGCAGAGGAGGTCGTGGAGGAGGCCGTGGTGGGGGAAGAGGTGGTGGCATGAAGGGAGGTAGCAAGGTCATTGTTGAACCTCATAGACATGAGGGTATTTTCATTGCCAAGGGTAAAGAAGATGCTCTTGTCACTAAGAATCTTGTTCCTGGAGAAGCTGTTTACAATGAGAAGAGGGTTACCGTGCAG AACGAGGATGGTACTAAGACTGAGTATAGAATTTGGAACCCTTTCCGTTCCAAGTTGGCAGCTGCTGTCCTTGGAGGAGTCGACAACATATGGATT aAACCTGGTGCTAAAGTCCTTTACCTAGGAGCTGCTTCAGGAACAACCGTCTCTCATGTGTCTGATATTGTTGGTCCA ACCGGAGTTGTCTATGCAGTAGAATTCTCCCATCGAAGTGGGCGTGACTTGGTCAATATGGCTAAGAAGCGTACTAATGTTATACCGATTATTGAAGATGCTAGACACCCCGCGAAGTACAGAATGTTGGTTGGCATGGTAGATGTGATATTTTCTGATGTTGCTCAGCCTGATCAG GCAAGAATTTTAGGTCTCAATGCTTCTTATTATCTCAAAGCTGGAGGACATTTTGTCATTTCTATCAAG GCCAATTGTATTGATTCCACAGTTCCAGCTGAGGCAGTATTCAGTGCTGAGGTAAACAAGTTGAAAGCGGATCAATTTAAGCCAATGGAGCAAGTGACTCTTGAACCATTTGAGAGGGACCATGCTTGTGTTGTTGGTGGCTATAGAGTGCCCAAGAAGAAAAAAGACGCTGAGTAG